One genomic window of Parabacteroides pacaensis includes the following:
- a CDS encoding AAA family ATPase — translation MANKLEGFDESAIEVFQIAEAYSKENMNPSIEPAHILKALLHKDIGLVPFFEKTLDADYYYILEWADTRIRMLKKSPVSSQMKGFSTLTKAVVSEADSIRAALKKDSIDPISLLIAVVTPGVGFTFEQLKTLPLQKDAIFAVCETQCGKSPTSTNETKTKAKGPSKKNIDAYCFLKNQQQADGKLSESIGFEKELGEIYGILGRKTKSNILITGESGVGKTALINAFVQAIVNGKVPTYLQNAQVYELDTIALSIGVSYKSEIEGRMKKILEELSDMENAILIIESFDKLMDKQGTLYGTINLLKSSLNQGLLCICTSTIEGFTKNIETDKEITGKFERIILEEPSIEATETILQTVVRSFEDFHQLKTSKDFTINSIRLAKRYFGEKYLPESAIDLIDRTMALLKIQNDLNPEDKKDTVDVENLVKVVSQKTGIPLGNVQAAERSRLVNAEDILKKRIVGQDHAIKAVLDSIYESRSGLNKKGQPIGSFFFLGPTGTGKTELAKSLAEFLFQDDTAILRFDMSEYKEEHSVALLYGAPPGYVGYEEGGLLVNQIRQKPYSIVLFDEIEKAHRSVFDLFLQILDEGKLHDRLGRVGDFSNALIIFTSNIGSQYVFDQFEKKIVPTHTDMLEIMQRHFRPEFLARLTEIIPFAPITEKIVTMIFNIHLKGLLKTLNEQKISLTVDNKAVHKIAISGFNAQYGARPILGILRKDIRRPLSKMIISGELKEGSNVTLTLDEKDELKWNISRLD, via the coding sequence ATGGCTAATAAGTTAGAAGGATTTGACGAAAGTGCAATTGAGGTATTTCAAATCGCCGAAGCATACTCCAAAGAGAATATGAATCCATCAATAGAGCCTGCACATATATTGAAAGCATTGCTTCATAAAGATATAGGACTGGTCCCATTTTTTGAGAAAACCTTGGATGCCGACTATTATTATATTTTAGAATGGGCAGACACGCGCATCAGAATGTTAAAGAAGAGTCCGGTTTCTTCCCAGATGAAAGGTTTCTCCACTTTGACAAAGGCAGTAGTCAGCGAAGCAGACAGTATTCGTGCTGCGTTAAAAAAGGACTCTATTGATCCGATTTCATTACTTATCGCTGTTGTGACTCCCGGAGTAGGCTTTACATTTGAACAACTTAAAACCTTGCCTCTTCAAAAAGACGCTATTTTTGCAGTTTGCGAAACTCAGTGTGGAAAGTCACCTACTTCTACCAACGAAACTAAGACAAAGGCAAAAGGTCCAAGTAAAAAAAACATAGACGCTTATTGTTTCTTGAAAAATCAGCAACAAGCTGATGGGAAGCTGTCGGAGAGCATTGGTTTTGAAAAAGAACTTGGTGAAATATACGGTATTCTTGGTCGTAAGACAAAATCAAATATACTCATTACGGGTGAATCCGGCGTAGGTAAAACAGCATTAATTAATGCTTTCGTGCAAGCTATTGTAAATGGAAAAGTTCCTACCTACCTGCAAAATGCACAAGTTTATGAACTTGATACGATAGCTTTATCTATAGGAGTTTCCTATAAAAGTGAAATCGAGGGCCGAATGAAAAAGATTCTGGAAGAACTTTCCGATATGGAAAACGCCATTCTTATTATTGAATCTTTTGACAAGCTAATGGATAAGCAAGGAACTCTTTATGGAACCATAAATCTACTGAAATCTTCGCTGAACCAAGGATTGTTATGCATCTGCACTTCGACTATCGAAGGATTCACTAAAAATATAGAAACCGACAAAGAGATAACCGGAAAGTTTGAACGCATCATTCTTGAAGAACCATCAATTGAAGCTACTGAAACCATCCTCCAAACGGTTGTCAGATCATTTGAAGATTTTCACCAGCTGAAAACCTCTAAAGACTTTACAATAAATTCGATTCGCCTTGCCAAAAGATATTTTGGCGAAAAGTATCTTCCGGAATCTGCCATCGATTTGATAGACCGAACAATGGCACTGTTGAAAATCCAGAATGACTTGAATCCGGAAGATAAAAAAGATACGGTAGACGTTGAAAACCTGGTGAAAGTGGTTTCACAAAAAACAGGTATTCCATTGGGTAATGTACAAGCGGCGGAACGTAGCAGACTTGTGAACGCTGAAGACATATTGAAAAAACGGATCGTTGGTCAAGACCATGCCATCAAGGCAGTATTGGATTCAATTTACGAATCGCGTTCCGGCTTGAACAAGAAAGGACAACCCATTGGAAGCTTTTTCTTTCTTGGCCCTACCGGAACTGGTAAAACGGAACTTGCAAAGTCCTTGGCAGAATTCTTATTCCAAGACGATACGGCAATCCTCCGCTTTGACATGTCCGAATATAAAGAAGAACATTCTGTAGCATTGCTTTATGGAGCTCCTCCAGGATATGTAGGTTATGAGGAAGGAGGCCTTTTGGTAAATCAAATTCGTCAGAAGCCTTATTCTATCGTTCTGTTTGACGAAATTGAGAAAGCACATCGTTCAGTTTTCGATTTGTTTTTGCAAATATTGGATGAAGGCAAATTGCATGACAGGCTGGGACGTGTCGGTGATTTCTCCAATGCGCTGATAATATTCACATCAAATATCGGTAGCCAATATGTGTTTGATCAATTTGAAAAAAAAATTGTTCCCACACATACTGATATGCTCGAAATCATGCAAAGACATTTCCGCCCGGAGTTCTTGGCTCGTCTGACTGAAATTATTCCTTTTGCTCCTATTACTGAAAAGATTGTCACTATGATATTCAACATTCATTTGAAAGGATTATTGAAAACGTTGAATGAACAAAAAATTTCTTTAACGGTAGATAACAAAGCCGTTCATAAGATTGCCATAAGTGGTTTCAATGCTCAATATGGTGCACGTCCAATACTTGGTATCCTGCGTAAGGATATTCGCCGTCCGTTGTCAAAGATGATCATATCCGGTGAATTGAAGGAGGGCTCCAATGTAACCCTTACATTGGATGAAAAAGATGAACTGAAATGGAATATTTCGCGTCTTGACTAA
- a CDS encoding FimB/Mfa2 family fimbrial subunit, whose protein sequence is MKKILLGLLAIVVTLVSCTDHEEIEIAYQTNMSITASHLFDIYSTVVGDEFNMKGTNNGNWNINLHAFIYDNNGNLVKSVEEQYPSLTSTLNFNLDLLPGKYSVVAIAEFSGTLAGHNYKFWNISNTEKLNDLSIVESDTICNSPFETLGITSSEFEIGDRMENILIDIRPVTGLLQVIIWDDDFSGIGKDGFSIYAPDVENLTIYAPDLKQVVKFNGVNPTYDYGDQATRYPIQIHSPKSQFEKKGPKQSLGYRALLPQENRDFYWELQCVKGAGQKYFLNGKDWQMSDLTDNKLNIQPGKQYVMDLLLDGTFLYVQDYNPEVDMFERLQSIQGFINKKNIKKALDERYDKYVGMSKNTIETYLDQESWYTTETTTNYWGTGLISSITARFTDSTMTKANRIMLMWAISSQAELDVVTEVLSEMYTPWDEDSTENIKQFINSTTLEEVTVMISWDLHNGCLYFDAIN, encoded by the coding sequence ATGAAAAAAATATTATTGGGTCTTCTCGCGATAGTTGTTACATTAGTATCTTGCACAGACCATGAAGAAATTGAAATTGCTTATCAGACAAATATGTCTATTACTGCAAGCCATCTTTTCGATATTTACTCTACAGTTGTAGGTGATGAATTCAATATGAAAGGTACTAATAATGGTAATTGGAATATAAATCTTCATGCCTTTATTTATGATAACAACGGTAATTTAGTGAAAAGTGTAGAGGAACAATACCCCTCTCTTACCAGTACCCTAAATTTCAATTTAGATTTATTGCCGGGTAAATATTCTGTAGTAGCAATTGCAGAATTTTCGGGAACTTTAGCTGGTCACAACTACAAGTTTTGGAACATTTCAAATACAGAAAAACTAAATGATTTAAGTATTGTAGAAAGTGACACAATTTGTAATTCTCCTTTTGAAACATTAGGTATAACATCCAGTGAATTTGAAATTGGTGACCGTATGGAAAATATACTAATTGACATACGGCCCGTAACAGGGTTGTTACAAGTTATTATTTGGGATGATGATTTTAGTGGTATAGGGAAAGATGGTTTCAGTATATACGCGCCAGACGTCGAGAATTTAACGATTTACGCACCGGATTTGAAACAAGTAGTTAAGTTCAATGGCGTCAATCCAACTTATGATTATGGAGATCAAGCAACAAGATATCCTATTCAAATTCATTCGCCAAAGTCTCAATTTGAAAAAAAGGGTCCAAAACAATCATTAGGTTACCGGGCATTGTTACCACAGGAAAATCGTGATTTTTATTGGGAACTTCAATGTGTGAAAGGTGCTGGGCAAAAATATTTCCTAAATGGTAAGGATTGGCAGATGTCCGATTTGACAGACAATAAACTTAATATCCAGCCAGGTAAACAATATGTGATGGATTTACTCCTGGATGGAACCTTCTTGTATGTACAAGACTATAATCCTGAAGTTGATATGTTTGAAAGACTTCAGTCTATTCAAGGCTTCATAAATAAAAAAAACATCAAAAAAGCTCTTGACGAAAGGTACGATAAGTATGTAGGAATGAGTAAGAATACTATAGAGACATACCTTGATCAAGAATCTTGGTATACCACAGAAACAACAACTAATTATTGGGGTACAGGATTGATTAGCTCTATTACAGCCCGTTTTACAGATTCAACGATGACAAAAGCAAATAGAATCATGTTGATGTGGGCTATTTCAAGTCAGGCTGAACTTGATGTTGTTACAGAGGTACTATCTGAAATGTATACTCCTTGGGATGAAGATTCAACTGAAAATATTAAACAGTTTATTAATAGTACTACATTAGAAGAAGTTACTGTTATGATCTCATGGGATCTCCATAATGGATGTTTGTATTTTGACGCAATAAATTAA
- a CDS encoding porin family protein, which produces MKKKLFILAIGVFLSMSSTFAQVKVDRGYGNQITKTDGKLSTKRHGSALAIKYGVKAGVNLSNMSNDMTFDPNFSMGTGFRLGALVNLHWGQRTASSLPGTGLWGLQPEVLFSNQVIKSDEEDIKLNYIQVPVMMKVYPLSALSFEVGPEFSYLFSSSPESIKVNGANVKVGDCKGFNFGVGVGAAYEFNFGLMVGARYSIGFTDLAKNLKWKNNSNIQLTVGWLF; this is translated from the coding sequence ATGAAGAAAAAATTATTCATTTTAGCCATCGGAGTATTCCTCTCTATGAGCAGTACTTTTGCACAAGTAAAAGTAGATAGAGGATATGGTAATCAAATTACAAAAACAGATGGAAAGTTATCCACGAAGAGACATGGCTCTGCTTTAGCAATTAAGTATGGGGTAAAAGCTGGTGTTAATCTCTCAAACATGAGCAATGACATGACATTTGATCCTAATTTCTCAATGGGAACAGGATTCCGTCTTGGCGCATTGGTGAATCTCCACTGGGGACAAAGGACCGCAAGTAGTTTACCGGGAACCGGTTTATGGGGTTTGCAACCTGAAGTTCTTTTCTCAAACCAAGTGATAAAGAGTGATGAGGAGGATATAAAACTTAATTATATCCAAGTACCAGTCATGATGAAAGTATATCCATTATCAGCTTTGAGTTTTGAAGTTGGTCCGGAGTTTTCGTATTTGTTTTCATCTTCACCTGAATCTATTAAGGTAAATGGAGCAAATGTTAAGGTTGGAGATTGTAAAGGATTTAACTTTGGAGTAGGTGTAGGTGCTGCTTACGAATTTAATTTCGGTCTAATGGTTGGGGCAAGATATTCTATCGGTTTTACCGATTTAGCGAAAAACCTCAAGTGGAAAAATAACAGCAATATTCAACTTACAGTAGGTTGGTTATTCTAA
- a CDS encoding WG repeat-containing protein yields MKKLILILLLSFSLFHVMAQSMEWLCHPGKFTEIRYLGHDLFKVKGGKGLWGIISAEGKEVLEVKYDSITSYVENRSLILDKTGKKIQCIIDQNGEIIKSFIDEQIYTTAYPCYKEGLLSYKDKKGLCGYLNIQGDVAIKARFYLAAPFQNGVATVQYADGDGYFGLINKSGGSAIISDIKYKFLSSLVDGHLFAVTSSSRGGDLLRIMKLEGNQLVGMNKLASKMFVDLSDDFTYLLSQNGHHYFIDNQWRISGANYNLKLPYTIKDNFQFITESSELLSKQETQEGIQITYMGKPILEHSFDNVETYEKRYAIVSAKNKKVGVLKLNPSAGIELIAPTQVIVFYHNPLPVELSANLDEIEPQQYVEVQVDIKDVNPLQLKCYINEEGYLRYAPLKLHNGIWKLHLPYFHADTKYDNVVSKETDIAITYDGLDWMHRLITLSSKHEQGYKIHVSGSNTTDEAGKAIINIEVQSINSNSNSTALVEISGQKPISFKGNSTIIPISVSIPQEGESKTFIYTITISEKGCPTMKQEISRTITYPKKDKQKKEIIII; encoded by the coding sequence ATGAAGAAACTAATTCTTATATTGTTATTATCCTTTAGTCTCTTTCACGTGATGGCCCAGAGTATGGAGTGGCTATGTCACCCGGGAAAGTTCACAGAGATCCGATACTTAGGACATGACTTATTTAAAGTCAAAGGTGGAAAAGGATTGTGGGGAATCATATCTGCTGAGGGTAAGGAGGTACTGGAAGTTAAATATGACAGCATCACTTCATACGTTGAGAATCGTTCTCTAATTTTGGATAAGACGGGGAAGAAAATTCAATGTATCATAGATCAAAATGGTGAAATCATAAAGTCATTTATCGATGAACAAATCTATACTACTGCCTATCCTTGTTACAAAGAAGGTCTATTGAGCTATAAAGACAAGAAGGGATTGTGTGGATATTTGAATATTCAAGGAGACGTAGCTATAAAAGCTCGATTTTATTTAGCCGCACCGTTTCAAAACGGTGTAGCAACTGTTCAATATGCCGATGGCGACGGTTACTTTGGGCTTATAAATAAATCCGGTGGTTCTGCTATCATTTCCGATATAAAATATAAGTTCTTAAGTTCTTTAGTCGACGGACACTTATTTGCAGTAACATCCTCTAGCAGAGGGGGCGATTTATTGCGGATAATGAAATTGGAAGGAAATCAATTAGTGGGCATGAATAAGCTTGCAAGTAAAATGTTTGTCGATTTGTCAGATGATTTTACCTATTTGTTAAGCCAAAACGGACATCATTATTTTATCGACAATCAATGGCGTATTTCAGGAGCCAATTACAATCTTAAGTTGCCATATACGATTAAGGATAACTTCCAATTTATAACAGAGAGTTCAGAACTATTAAGTAAACAAGAGACTCAAGAGGGCATTCAAATAACTTATATGGGAAAACCTATTTTAGAACACTCTTTTGACAATGTTGAAACTTATGAAAAACGTTATGCCATTGTGAGTGCTAAAAATAAAAAGGTGGGTGTACTCAAATTGAATCCATCTGCCGGTATAGAATTGATTGCACCAACCCAAGTCATCGTGTTTTATCATAATCCCCTGCCTGTTGAATTATCTGCGAATTTGGATGAGATAGAACCTCAACAATATGTAGAGGTACAAGTGGATATTAAAGATGTTAACCCCTTACAATTAAAATGCTATATAAATGAAGAAGGATATTTGCGCTATGCACCCCTAAAACTGCATAATGGCATTTGGAAGTTGCATTTGCCTTATTTCCATGCAGATACAAAATACGACAATGTGGTTTCCAAAGAAACCGATATTGCAATTACTTACGACGGATTAGATTGGATGCATCGGTTAATTACATTATCCTCCAAACATGAGCAAGGATACAAAATTCATGTATCAGGGAGTAATACAACTGATGAAGCTGGAAAAGCCATAATAAATATTGAGGTACAATCAATAAATAGCAATTCCAATTCTACAGCGCTGGTCGAAATATCAGGACAGAAACCTATTTCATTTAAAGGGAATAGTACGATAATCCCTATATCTGTTTCTATTCCGCAAGAAGGTGAAAGTAAAACATTCATTTATACTATTACAATCTCAGAAAAAGGATGTCCCACTATGAAACAGGAAATCAGCAGAACAATAACCTATCCTAAGAAGGATAAGCAAAAAAAAGAAATCATAATAATATAA
- a CDS encoding FHA domain-containing protein — protein MKLIVIGSGNNTHLKLDSQFVSSYHAELLLLDNGELLLTDKGSKNGTYLNDQRLQPNKDIPIKRGDNIRFADQVLDWKNVPSLPMPDLAKIKEMRGIGTNFRNKYQLQGEKVSRFHATFKKKNDKKWYIQDHSKNGTTVNGQSIPSNQDVKLKKGDKILCAGVPVPNPYGEGVTINYRKIFVTFSIVLLLCGGIYGIVRWIQIPGKAIVNPLSLKPIPDEEIYAKYRNSTVLLLGFYYYKVSAGNLDLKKDCGLPTEVVMLNGKLQAVNGQRSNMNSFTGTGFFISEDGKIVTNLHIVRPWLFEKEKTLISDQYKMFIANAASEIPALNAYTAQVKVEGVLSYIGMVPNGAYFSEENLKQCRELIAHDDINKDVAILQLESKKLPTENSSMVDLNQAIVDDSAIRVGSHIYTMGFPFGLNLQDLRSSRGVQILANGGSITQECTEYSFGFNAPSYGGASGSPIFNDRGQLIGVLNSGVTKSQGFNRAIKAVHVKDLLNNSLQK, from the coding sequence ATGAAATTGATTGTAATAGGAAGTGGAAATAATACTCATTTAAAATTAGATAGTCAATTCGTTAGTAGTTATCATGCAGAACTCCTATTACTTGATAATGGAGAACTTTTGCTGACGGATAAAGGCAGTAAGAATGGTACATATCTTAATGATCAGAGATTACAACCCAATAAAGATATTCCCATCAAAAGAGGTGACAATATCCGTTTTGCAGATCAAGTATTAGATTGGAAGAATGTTCCATCACTTCCGATGCCTGACCTCGCCAAGATAAAAGAGATGCGAGGAATAGGTACCAATTTCAGGAACAAATACCAATTGCAAGGAGAAAAAGTCAGCCGTTTTCATGCAACATTTAAAAAGAAAAATGATAAAAAATGGTATATCCAAGACCACAGTAAGAACGGAACTACAGTAAACGGTCAATCTATTCCTTCCAATCAAGATGTCAAACTTAAAAAAGGAGATAAAATATTATGTGCAGGTGTACCTGTACCTAATCCTTACGGCGAGGGTGTAACAATAAATTACAGAAAAATTTTCGTGACATTTTCCATTGTGTTGTTGTTATGCGGTGGTATATATGGGATTGTCCGGTGGATTCAGATACCGGGTAAAGCTATCGTAAATCCTTTATCTTTAAAACCCATCCCTGACGAAGAAATTTATGCAAAATATAGAAACTCTACAGTTCTATTGTTAGGATTCTATTATTATAAAGTTTCAGCCGGTAATCTTGATTTGAAGAAAGATTGTGGCTTACCTACAGAAGTCGTTATGCTGAATGGTAAACTTCAGGCTGTTAATGGGCAACGTTCAAACATGAACAGTTTTACCGGTACTGGATTCTTTATATCTGAGGATGGAAAAATTGTTACTAATTTACATATAGTAAGACCTTGGCTATTTGAAAAAGAAAAGACTCTGATTTCAGATCAATATAAAATGTTTATAGCTAATGCCGCTTCTGAAATTCCTGCATTGAATGCTTATACAGCGCAAGTTAAGGTTGAAGGGGTACTTTCATATATTGGTATGGTTCCTAATGGAGCGTACTTTAGTGAAGAGAATCTTAAGCAATGCAGAGAATTAATTGCCCATGACGACATTAATAAAGATGTTGCCATTCTTCAACTAGAATCAAAGAAACTACCCACCGAGAATAGCAGTATGGTAGACTTGAATCAAGCAATTGTCGATGATTCTGCTATACGGGTAGGTTCACACATATATACTATGGGATTTCCCTTTGGATTAAACTTACAGGATTTAAGGTCATCAAGGGGAGTTCAAATTTTGGCAAACGGCGGCAGTATTACACAAGAATGCACTGAATATTCGTTTGGTTTCAATGCCCCTTCGTATGGTGGAGCAAGTGGTTCTCCTATATTTAATGACAGGGGGCAACTGATAGGGGTCCTCAATTCCGGTGTAACTAAAAGTCAAGGATTTAATCGTGCTATTAAAGCAGTCCATGTGAAGGATTTGTTAAATAATTCGTTACAAAAATAG
- a CDS encoding FHA domain-containing protein, with protein MKKIYTIGRDENCDIVIPDNTDVISRLHATLRIESNAKIFLIDQSRNGTYINGMKMSSNVEIPISRKDVISFAHICNLDWSLIPKQKNSVFKSVLIMLFSLLVLVGVAYTIKNYSYKEKLPEPIDPKPMEPTLTIKPDTVVVRDTIVVESKEKPKAKEASKDTVKVERNGEEIYNPIY; from the coding sequence ATGAAGAAGATATATACAATCGGCCGGGATGAAAACTGTGATATAGTTATTCCTGATAATACTGATGTTATCAGCAGATTACATGCTACCCTACGGATCGAATCGAATGCCAAAATATTCTTAATAGACCAAAGCCGTAATGGAACTTACATAAACGGTATGAAAATGTCGTCGAACGTGGAGATTCCTATTTCTCGTAAAGACGTTATTTCATTTGCTCATATATGTAATTTAGATTGGTCGTTGATTCCCAAACAAAAGAATAGTGTTTTTAAAAGTGTTTTAATTATGCTATTTTCTTTATTGGTTTTAGTTGGAGTCGCTTATACAATTAAAAATTATTCGTATAAGGAAAAATTGCCTGAACCGATTGATCCGAAACCTATGGAACCAACACTTACCATTAAACCGGATACAGTTGTTGTTAGGGACACTATTGTCGTGGAATCAAAAGAAAAACCCAAAGCTAAAGAAGCATCCAAAGATACTGTTAAGGTAGAAAGAAACGGAGAAGAAATTTATAATCCTATATACTAA
- a CDS encoding PP2C family protein-serine/threonine phosphatase: MVTPIEIKGKTLGFIDSRIGGRKENQDSAGLKDTNLGYLVVVCDGMGGMQGGSAASQLAVQKILEVVVSADKQANPSMTLKKAIQNANIAIIEEGKNNPELQGMGTTVTALLLTPYSAITAYVGDSRVYQLRNGKKVFRTFDHSMVFEMVKKKVISEEQARLSAQSNIILKALGINSDIEVEVTERSYQKGDRFVLCTDGFWGAMPEEDFIRHLSEKNPINKILETTANVVESIGRTNGGEYDNLTAAILEMNRNSILKEKMNKLAKIIISILSILLVGSIALNILLIFKSKSNAIENLKKEIVNQENDMNVITGTVEEAKMQSISDKK; the protein is encoded by the coding sequence ATGGTCACACCTATTGAAATAAAAGGGAAAACATTAGGTTTTATAGATTCTCGAATTGGTGGACGAAAAGAGAACCAAGATTCAGCCGGACTTAAAGATACTAATCTAGGCTATTTGGTTGTAGTATGTGATGGAATGGGAGGTATGCAAGGCGGTAGCGCAGCATCTCAGCTTGCGGTTCAAAAAATACTTGAAGTCGTTGTTTCGGCAGATAAACAAGCAAATCCTTCAATGACGTTAAAAAAAGCTATTCAGAACGCAAATATAGCAATAATTGAGGAAGGCAAAAATAATCCGGAACTTCAAGGAATGGGTACAACTGTTACAGCACTTCTATTGACTCCTTATTCTGCCATTACAGCATATGTTGGAGACAGTCGCGTTTATCAGTTAAGAAACGGGAAAAAAGTATTCAGAACATTTGACCATTCTATGGTATTTGAAATGGTTAAAAAGAAAGTCATATCTGAAGAACAAGCCAGATTGTCAGCTCAATCAAATATCATATTGAAAGCATTGGGTATCAATTCGGATATAGAAGTGGAAGTGACAGAGCGGTCTTATCAAAAAGGTGATCGTTTCGTGCTTTGTACAGATGGTTTTTGGGGCGCTATGCCAGAAGAGGATTTCATCAGACATTTATCGGAAAAGAACCCAATAAACAAAATCCTTGAAACTACTGCAAATGTCGTAGAAAGTATAGGAAGAACCAACGGCGGAGAATATGATAATTTGACTGCTGCTATTTTAGAAATGAATAGAAACTCAATATTAAAAGAAAAGATGAATAAGCTTGCTAAAATCATAATCTCTATATTGTCCATATTATTAGTCGGAAGTATAGCACTTAACATTTTACTTATTTTTAAGAGTAAATCGAATGCAATCGAAAATTTAAAAAAAGAAATAGTAAATCAGGAAAATGACATGAATGTAATAACAGGTACTGTTGAGGAAGCTAAAATGCAATCAATCTCTGATAAAAAATAA
- a CDS encoding serine/threonine-protein kinase gives MMDNSTQIYQRNGDSRIYLQVMGQWYYYDTNSTPLGKGAMGTVYLGFSCNSNQRIAVKKVKDIYANNKMIRVRARQEASLSFSHPNLVQMIGLCEYNPNYGPIFVLSGYIAGITLESHVKEQLNHLPQEDRIEKISNELCYVLDALQYLHSRGVVHRDVKPSNIMIENGSVVKLMDLGIARLNGGNKYSSYGFIGTPQYAAPEQILRNSANNEINAQTDIYATGVTFYELLTGYNPFKADIEAEVLSRQISIKLPYDKKIPRSLYNVILKATEKNSNKRYRTAIEFKIAIMDVLQKNKTNIITDWIFDHRKLLSCIAVLLIFLIIIFVMYGHTY, from the coding sequence ATGATGGACAATAGTACTCAAATATACCAACGCAATGGTGATTCACGCATTTATCTGCAAGTCATGGGGCAATGGTATTATTATGACACGAATAGTACACCTTTGGGAAAAGGGGCTATGGGGACTGTTTATTTAGGATTCAGTTGTAATTCCAACCAACGAATTGCCGTAAAAAAGGTTAAGGACATATATGCCAATAATAAAATGATTAGGGTAAGAGCCAGACAGGAGGCTTCTCTTTCCTTTTCGCATCCCAACTTAGTACAAATGATAGGTCTCTGCGAATACAATCCGAATTATGGACCTATATTTGTTTTAAGTGGATATATTGCTGGCATAACTCTGGAGTCTCATGTTAAGGAACAATTGAACCACTTACCTCAAGAAGACAGGATTGAAAAAATATCGAATGAATTATGTTATGTATTGGATGCTCTTCAATATTTGCATTCGAGAGGTGTGGTACATCGTGATGTAAAACCGTCCAACATTATGATTGAAAACGGTTCCGTAGTGAAACTTATGGATTTGGGAATTGCCCGTTTGAATGGAGGAAACAAATACTCATCTTATGGATTTATTGGTACTCCACAATATGCAGCTCCTGAACAGATTCTTCGCAATTCTGCTAATAATGAAATAAATGCTCAGACAGACATATACGCTACAGGCGTGACCTTCTATGAACTTCTCACAGGTTATAACCCGTTTAAAGCGGATATAGAAGCAGAAGTACTATCCCGACAGATATCAATAAAACTTCCATATGATAAAAAAATTCCGAGGAGTTTATATAATGTCATACTGAAAGCCACGGAAAAAAACTCCAATAAGCGATATAGAACAGCAATAGAGTTCAAAATAGCTATAATGGATGTACTTCAAAAAAACAAAACTAATATTATTACAGATTGGATTTTCGATCATAGGAAGTTGCTAAGTTGCATAGCTGTATTATTAATTTTTCTAATTATCATATTTGTAATGTATGGTCACACCTATTGA